In Eleutherodactylus coqui strain aEleCoq1 chromosome 4, aEleCoq1.hap1, whole genome shotgun sequence, the following are encoded in one genomic region:
- the LOC136624478 gene encoding gastrula zinc finger protein XlCGF66.1-like has product MERNRDKMAESIFTLTLEILFRLTGEDYTVVKKTSSDGCSAPVSDGWGRPLSPITGPPPHPLILEEINVQKILELTNNMIELLTGEVFIRCQDVTVYFSMEEWEYLEGHKDLYKDVMMEDHQSPPSPGNRQD; this is encoded by the exons atggagaggaaccgggacaagatggcggagagtatattcaccctcaccctagagatactcttccggcttacaggagag gattacacggtagtgaagaagacttctagtgatggctgttcggccccggtgtctgatggatggggaagacccctgagcccaatcacagggcctccacctcaccccctgatactggaggagatcaatgtgcagaagatcctagaactcaccaacaataTGATTGAGcttctgactggagag gtttttataaggtgtcaggacgtcactgtctatttctccatggaggagtgggagtatttagaaggacacaaggatctgtacaaggacgtcatgatggaggaccaccagtcccccccatcaccaggtaatagacaggactaa